CCGGTGCACGAGCAGCAGTGACGCGTAGCTGCCGCGGACCGTGTAGGGCAGCCGGCGGATGGCCAGCACGAGCGGCAGGATCACCCACATGCTGGTGAGCGGCAGGCCGAGGCCCGGGATCTCGTGGTGGAAGGCGCGGATGTAGGCGATCCCGATGGCCGTCCCCGGGATGGCGAGGATCAGGGTGTTGAGCGCGTCGAGGAAGCCCCGGCCGGGCACTCGCGTCCGGGCCAGGATCCAGGCGATGGGGACGCCGACCGCGATGCAGAGGAGGACCGCCAGCACGGAGTAGAGGAGGCTGTTGGTGATGTACTTGGGTGTCTCCACGAGCACCCGCTCGAAAAATTGCAGGGTATACGAGGTGGGCAGCGCCGTGAGCGACCATCCCCGCCCGAAGGCGGCCAGGCCCACCCCGAGATAGGGCACGAAGGACAGCAGCAGGATGAGCGAGAGCCCGGTCACCACGAGGGCTTCGGGCAGGCCGCGGAGGCGACGGCGCTCCACCTTCGAGTAGGCGAGCGAGGAGTAGTCCTTGATCGCCACGTAGTGCCTGGCGGCCGCCAGGAAGGCGATGGCCAGGAGGACCAGGAGGGCCGAGATCACGATCCCCATCCGGAAGAGCCGCCGGTCCACGAACTGCACGATGTTGAGGTAGGCCTGGGAGGCTAGAAGGTCGTGGACCCCCACCACGAGCGGGGTCACGAAGTCGGCGAACGTCCAGATGAAGACGAGCAGCGCGCCCGCGATGTACCCCGGCGTGGTGAGCGGAAGGGTGATCGTCCAGAACTTCCGCAGGCCCCGGGCGCCCACGCTCTCGGCCGCCTCCTCGAGGGCGGGGTCCACCTTGCCGAGGGCGTCGACGACGTTCAACGTGATCATCGGGAAGAGGTGGAGCGTCTCGACCAGGAGCACGCCGTGGAGGCCGTACATGAAGTTGACCGGCTTGACGAGGTCGAAGTAGTCCATGAGCAGCACGTTGACGGTGCCCGCCCGCCCGAGGATGAAGACGAACCCGAGGACCCCGACCAGCGGCGGCGAGATGATCGGGATGAGCGTGAGGTACGAGAAGAGGTTCCGGCCTCGGAAGTCGTACCGTACGAGCAGGAACGCAATCCCGACCCCGAGCACCGAGGTGCAGGCGACGACGCCCACTCCCAGGAGAAGGGAGTTCCAGAGAGAGCGCAGGTAGAAGCCGTCGGTGAAGAACTCCCGAATGTGGGCGAGGGTCAGCCTCCCTGCGTCGTCGGTGACCGCGTCGTAGAAGACCCGCCCGACTGGATAGAGGAGGAAGAGAACCAGGAACGCCCAGATGAAGAGGACGCCCAGCGCCGGAAGCAGGCGCGAAGCGTGGAGGCCGGCCGCCGGGGCGGGCACCGCGACTGTCGGGCCGGCCGCGGCGGGGGAAGCGGGGCTCACGGTGGAGCCGCGTCCTCGTCCGGCAGCGCCAGCGTCACCGTCGACGGAAACGAGAGCGTCACCTCGGTACCGATGGCCAGGGGCTCGTGGTGCCACGGGTCCCGGATGTCGGCTTGCAGGAGGGGGCCCGATGCGGTCTCCACATCGTAGCGCAGGGTGTTCCCGAGGTAGGACGCCAGCACGATCCGGCCCCTGACGCGGTTCCCGTCCGCTCCCGCCCCGCCCACCGCGACGTTCTCCGGCCGGATCGCCAGGAGACATGGCCGGCCCGGCGCGATGCGGCCGGCGGCGCGGGCCCGGATGAGGCCGAGCGCGGTCTCGACCCACAACGCCTCCCCGTCCTGGCTCTTCACGGTGCCGGGGACGAGGTTGTTGGTACCTACGAAGTC
This Candidatus Methylomirabilota bacterium DNA region includes the following protein-coding sequences:
- a CDS encoding iron ABC transporter permease, producing MSPASPAAAGPTVAVPAPAAGLHASRLLPALGVLFIWAFLVLFLLYPVGRVFYDAVTDDAGRLTLAHIREFFTDGFYLRSLWNSLLLGVGVVACTSVLGVGIAFLLVRYDFRGRNLFSYLTLIPIISPPLVGVLGFVFILGRAGTVNVLLMDYFDLVKPVNFMYGLHGVLLVETLHLFPMITLNVVDALGKVDPALEEAAESVGARGLRKFWTITLPLTTPGYIAGALLVFIWTFADFVTPLVVGVHDLLASQAYLNIVQFVDRRLFRMGIVISALLVLLAIAFLAAARHYVAIKDYSSLAYSKVERRRLRGLPEALVVTGLSLILLLSFVPYLGVGLAAFGRGWSLTALPTSYTLQFFERVLVETPKYITNSLLYSVLAVLLCIAVGVPIAWILARTRVPGRGFLDALNTLILAIPGTAIGIAYIRAFHHEIPGLGLPLTSMWVILPLVLAIRRLPYTVRGSYASLLLVHRSLEEAAGSVGASRLRAFRDVTLPLIWKGVLVGGLFSFMTSLQEASAVLFLSLGGWETITVGIFNFYIAGSASEAAALGVVLIAVAAFCLVAINRIAGARMGGMFG